The stretch of DNA TGGGCCACCAGCTGAGCATCCGTCTCGGGGTTCTTGACCTCGAGGATGTTCAGCTGGACCTGCTTGCCCGTGAGCTTCTCGAGGTCGCCGCGGATGCGGTCGGCCTCGGCGCCACGGCGGCCGATGACGATGCCCGGACGCGCGGTGTGGATGTCCACGCGGACACGGTCACGGGTGCGCTCGATCTCCACCTTGGAGATGCCGGCGCGCTCCATGCCGGACGTCATCATCCGACGGATGGCGACGTCTTCCTTGACGTAGTCCTTGTACAGCTTGTCGGCGTACCAACGCGACTTGAAGTCGGTCGTGACACCGAGCCGGAACCCATGCGGGTTTACCTTCTGGCCCATTACCGGGTTCCTTCCTTGCTGCTGACGACCACGGTGATGTGGCTGGTCCGCTTGCGGATCCGGTAGGCACGGCCCTGGGCACGCGGACGGAACCGCTTCAGGGTCGGGCCCTCGTCGACGTACGCCTCGGCGATGAACAGCGAGTCGACGTCGGAGTGGTCGTAGTTGTGCGCGGCGTTGGCGATGGCGCTGTCGAGCACCTTGCCAACCGGAACCGAGGCAGCCTGCGGAGCGAATCGCAGGACGGCCTGGGCCTCCGTGGCGTCCATGCCACGGATGAGGTCCACCACGCGGCGGGCCTTCATGGGCGTGACGCGGATGTACCGCGCCTGGGCCCTGGCTTCCATGGTTGTCCCTTCAGTTACTTACGTGTCTGAATGCGATCCGCTTTAGCGGCGCTTCGACTTCCGGTCATCCTTGACGTGACCCCGGAAGGTGCGCGTCGGCGAGAACTCGCCGAGCTTGTGGCCGACCATCGACTCGGTGACGAACACCGGGATGTGGGTCTTGCCGTTGTGCACCGCCAGCGTGTGGCCCAGCATGGCCGGGATGATCATCGAGCGGCGGGACCAGGTCTTGATGACGTTCTTGGTGCCGGCTTCGTTCTGGGCGTCCACCTTCTTGATCAGGTGGTCGTCGACGAAGGGCCCCTTCTTCAGGCTACGAGGCATCTCAACCCGTCCTTAGCGCTTCTTGTTCGTCTTGCGGCGGCGGACGATGTACTTGTTCGACGCCTTCTTGGGCGAACGAGTACGGCCTTCCTTCTTGCCCCACGGGGACACCGGGTGGCGGCCACCGGAGGTCCGGCCCTCACCACCACCGTGCGGGTGGTCCACCGGGTTCATGACCACACCACGGACGGACGGGCGGACGCCCAGCCACCGCTTGCGGCCGGCCTTGCCCCAGTTGATGTTGCTCTGCTCGGCGTTGCCGACCTCGCCGACCGTGGCGCGGCAGCGCTGGTCGACCAGGCGGATCTCACCGGAGGGCATGCGGAGGTGGGCCATCGAGCCCTCCTTCGCGAGCAGCTGCACGGAGGCACCGGCGGAGCGGGCGAACTTGGCACCGCCACCGGGACGGAGCTCGATCGCGTGGATCGTGGTACCGACCGGGATGTTGCGGAGCGCCAGGTTGTTGCCCGGCTTGATGTCGGCCGCGGGGCCGTTCTCGACGCGGTCGCCCTGCGACAGGCCGCGCGGCGCGAGGATGTAGCGCTTCTCGCCGTCGGCGTAGTGCAGCAGCGCGATGCGCGCGGTGCGGTTGGGGTCGTACTCGATGTGCGCGACCTTCGCCGGCACGCCGTCCTTGTCGTGACGACGGAAGTCGATCACGCGGTAGGCGCGCTTGTGTCCGCCACCCTGGTGGCGAACGGTCACACGACCGGAATTGTTACGGCCGCCCTTGCTGTGCAGAGGACGGACCAGCGACTTCTCCGGCGTGGACCGCGTGACCTCGACGAAGTCGGCGACGCTGGCGCCACGACGGCCCGGCGTAGTCGGCTTGTACTTGCGGATTCCCATTTCTCAGTCCTCGTCCGATATCGGACGATCCGGACCGCCCTCAGGCGGTCGGACCGCCGAAGATGTCGATACGGTCGCCCTCGGCGAGGGTCACGATCGCTCGCTTGGTGGCGGCACGCTGACCGAAGCCGGTCTTGGTCCGCTTGCGCTTGCCCTGGCGGTTGATCGTGTTGACCCCGGTGACCTTGACGTCGAAGACCGCCTGGACGGCCTGCTTGATCTGGGTCTTGTTGGCGTTCGGGTCGACGATGAACGTGTACTTGTTCTCGTCGAGGAGCGCGTAGCTCTTCTCCGAGACGACCGGCTTCAGCAGGACGTCACGGAGGTCCGTGTACGACTTGCTCAGCGGGGTCTCGACGGTGTTCTTGCCCTCGGTGGCGTGGCGACGCGCCTTGGCGACGCGCGCGGCCTTGGCGGCCTTGGCGGCCTTCGAGGCGATAGCGGGGTGACGGATGGCCATCAGACCTCGCTCCCTTCGGTGTCGTTGGCCTGCGGGCCGGCGACGAAGGACTCGAAAGCGGCCTTGGTGAAGACCACGTCGTCCGAGACGAGAACGTCGTACGTGTTCAGCTGGCCCGGCTCCAGGATGTGGACCTGGGGCAGGTTGCGGGCGGACAGCCACGCGGCCTCGTCGGCGCGGTCGACGACCAGGAGCAGGTTCTTGCGCTCCGAGATCTTGCCGAACAGCGTCCGGGCGGCCTTGGTGGAGGCGGCCTCACCCTCGACCACGCCGGAGACGACGTGGATGCGGTTGTGGCGGGCCCGGTCGGTGAGGGCGTGGCGCAGGGCCGCGGCCTTCATCTTCTTCGGGGTCCGCTGGGAGTAGTCACGCGGCTGCGGGCCGTGGACGACGCCACCACCGGCGAACTGCGGCGCGCGGGTCGAACCCTGACGGGCGCGACCGGTGCCCTTCTGGCGGTACGGCTTCTTGCCACCGCCGCGGACCTCGCCACGGGTCTTGGTCTTGTGCGTGCCCTGACGGGCCGCGGCCAGCTGCGCGACGACGACCTGGTGGATCAGCGGGACGCTGACCTTCTCAACGCCGAAGATCTCCGCGGGGAGCTCGACGGTACCGGCCTTCTCGCCCGCCGGCGAAAGGATGTCAACAGTGCTCATCGGTTACCTCAGGCCCCCTTGGCCGCGGTGCGGACCAGGACGAGGCCGCCGTTCGGACCGGGAACCGCGCCCTTGATGAGCAGCAGACCCTTCTCCGCGTCAACGGCGTGGACGGTCAGGTTCTGGGTGGTGACCCGCTCGTTGCCCATGCGACCCGCCATGCGGAGGCCCTTGAACACACGACCCGGCGTGGCGCAGCCGCCGATGGAACCGGGCGAGCGGTGCTTGCGCTGGGTGCCGTGCCCGGCGCCGAGGCCACGGAAGTTGTGGCGCTTCATGACGCCGGCGAAGCCCTTGCCCTTGCTCTTGCCGGTGACGTCGACCTTCACGCCGGCCTCGAACACCTCAGCGGTGATCTGCTGGCCGAGGGTGTACTCGGCGGCGTCCGCGGTGCGGATCTCGACGAGGTGACGACGGGGGGTGACGTCGGCCTTCGCGAAGTGGCCCTTGAGGGGCTTGTTCACCTTGCGCGGGTCGATCTCGCCGAAGGCGATCTGGACCGACTCGTAGCCGTCGACGTCGTTCGTACGAACCTGGGTGACGACGTTGGGGCCGGCCTTGACGACGGTCACCGGGACGACACGGTTGTTCTCGTCCCAGACCTGCGTCATGCCGAGCTTCTCGCCCAGGATTCCCTTGATCTGCTTGGTCATCTCTCAGATCACCGGCCTCAGAGCTTGATCTCGATGTCGACACCGGCCGGGAGGTCGAGTCGCATCAGAGAGTCAACGGTCTTGGGGGTCGGGTCGAGGATGTCGATCAGGCGCTTGTGCGTGCGCATCTCGAAGTGCTCGCGCGAGTCCTTGTACTTGTGCGGCGACTTGATGACGCAGTACACGTTCTTCTCAGTGGGCAGCGGCACCGGGCCCGCGACCGACGCACCAGTACGGGTCACCGTCTCGACGATCTTCTTCGCCGACGAATCGATGACCTCGTGGTCGTAGGCCTTGAGCCGGATGCGGATCTTCTGTCCCGCCATGGCTACTCCGTAGTCCTGTCTCTTTATACGCTCCGGAACCCGATGTCCCCTCGACCTTCTCCGACCCACGCGGTCGGGCGTGTCGCGCTCCCGCTGACATGGATGCCCCTTGTTCGAACATCCTTCGGGATTGCACACGGCCCTACCGGTACCGCGAGCCGGGGGCGAAGGCCCACCGGGTGCCTGGCCGATGTCGCACCCACGCTTCCCGGAAGATTCCCGTACGTCCGCCCCAGCGCTGCCATGAGGCAGTTAGGGCGACGAGTACCGTGGGACTCGCTTCCAGTCCTCCCGGCGGGAGGCGCGCGGCATCAACGCTCGACCGAGCAACTCGGACAGTCTGCCACAGTGGGCGGGGGCCTGGCCAATCGAGCCGGGGATATTACCCCGCAGGTGACGCAGGTCAAACCAGCGGCCGCCCGGCGGCGTGGTCGGCGATCACAGGGCTGGGGCCGGGCGGCGACGGAACACACGCACACCGACACGAGGGGGACAGGGTGACGGCAGCCGACGTGAAGGGCACCGGGGAGCCGGCAGGTGCCGGCGGGACGCCGAGGGGCGGCGGGGCCGAGGGGGTGCTCCGGGACGCCGAGCGCATGGAGAAGTGGTCGATCGCCTGGGTGATGGTCGCGCTGGCGATGTGGGGCGTCCTCGTGGTCCTGATGGTCTCCTCGTACGGCCCCGACGCCTCCCCCTGGGACTCCACCAGCGACCCGCGCTGCGAGGGGCCGCTGCTCGCCCCCTTCCAGCCCAACAGCTCCGTCTGCCGCAGCGAACTGCGCCAGTGGCCGGCCCTCCTCGGCTTCCTGGCCCTGGCCGTCGTCCCGACGATCGTCGCGGCGGCGGTCACCGTCTACGCCAAGCTGCTGTCCCGCCTGGCCACGGCGCTCTGCGGGACGCACCGTTGAGGCGTCGGCTCTCCACGGCGTACGTCAATCCGGAGCACGAGGACCCGGCCGCGGCCGGGGAAGCCCTGCGGGAGCCGAGCACCGTCCTGGACGAGGCCATGAAGGCGGTGCGTTCCTGAGCCGGGCCTGGGGGTATGCCTTCGGGGCGGAGGAGGCCGCCTGCCTCCGACCGCCTCGGGCCGGGCCGGCAGGGAGCCCGGTCTGCCGTCGTCGTCAGTTGGCGGAGCCGGTCATGGTGGCGAGGATCTCGCGGACCGCGTCGAGGGTGATGCCAGGGTGGAGGAAGGCGAAGCGGGCCACCGTCTCGCCTTCCCAGACGGTGGGCGTCACGAAGGCGATCTGACGTTCCAGCAGCTCCTTCGACCAGGCGTAGTAGTCGTCCTGGGTCCAGCCGGTGCGGCGGAACACGACGACGGAGAGCTCCGGGTCGCGGATCAGTTCGAGGCCGTCGGCGGCGCGTATCAGGCCGGCCGACTCCAGGGCGATGCGGCGGGTCGCGTCGACGGCGTCACGATAGGCGTCGGTGCCGTTGACGGCCAGGGAGAACCAAAGCGGCAGGCCGCGGGGGCGCCGGGTGAGGTGGTAGGCGTAGTCGCTGGGGTTCCACTCCTGCGGAGCGTCGGTGTGGATGCAGTCCAGGTAGGAGGCGTCCTGGGTGTGCACGGCGCGGGCCAGGGCGGGGTCTCTGTAGAGGAGGGCGCCGCAGTCGAAGGGCGCGTACATCCACTTGTGCGGGTCGACGACCAGGGAGTCGGCGTGCTCGATGCCGGCGAACTTCTCGCGGAGCTCCTGGGAGAACAGCGCGCCGCCGCCGTAGGCCGCGTCGATGTGGAACCAGAGGCCGTACTCACGGGCGACCTCGGCGATGCCGGTGAGGTCGTCGATGATGCCGGCGTTGGTGGTGCCGGCCGTGGCGACGACGGCGATGACGTCCTCGGGGGACGGGTCGGCGGCGAGAGCGGCGCGCACGGCCTCTCCGGTGAGGCGGTGGTCGTCGACCGGGACGACCAGGGCCTCCACGCCGATGATGCGCAGGGTGTTGCCGATCGAGGAGTGCGCCTGGGAGCTGACCGCGATCCGGGGGCGGGCCACCGGGTCGCCGGTGGCGGTGCGGGCGGTGTCGCGGGCGACGACGAGGCCGGAGAGGTTGCCCGCCGAGCCGCCGCTCACGAAGCAGCCGCCCGCATGGGCGGGCAGGCCGGCGAGGTCGGCGAGCAGCCTGAGCACCTGGTTCTCGGCGGCGATGGCGCCCGAGGCCTCCAGCCAGGACACGCCGTGCAGGGAGGAGGCCGACAGCACCATGTCGAACAGGGCGGCGGCCTTGGTGGGGGCGCCGGGGATGAAGGAGAGGAAGCGCGGGCTGTCGCAGGAGACCACGGTGGGCTCGATGTGCTCGGCGTACAGGCGCAGCACGTCGTCGGCGGCCACGGGGCCGCTGCCGATGGCCTCCTTGAGGGCGGTCTCGAGTTCCGCGGCGTCGCCGAGTCTGCCCAGCGGCACCGGGTCGAGGGCCAGGCGGTGCTGGACGTGGCCGATGACCACCTTGGTGAGCGCTTCGTCATGGCTGTGCACGGTGCCTCCGAGGGAACGCCAACAGTAATGGATCCCATCGGATCCATTACTGAAGCTAAGCCTGCACCGTACTCCGGGTCAACACGCGCTCGGTTGTCCGCCCAGTCGGCCGTGCGGTCAGCCGTCGCCCTCCTCGTAGTGCGTCAGGAGGGCCAGGAACTGGTCGCGGGAGTCCGCCAGATGCTCGCGCATACGGGCCTCGGCCGCCTCGGCGTCCCCGGCCAGGACCGCCAGCGCGATGGCACGGTGCTCGTCCCGGAAGACCTGGGCCAGGTCCTGGCCGCCCCGGTAGACCACGGACCAGTCCGAGTCCAGCCACAGCGAATTGGCCCGGACGAACATCTCCGTGCGGGCCCGCTCGACCGCCTCGCACAGCACCTCGTTGCCCCCGGCGGCGGCGATGGCCAGATGGAAGCGCGAGTCGACCCGGTGATAGGCCCCGAGGTCGGCGACCTCCTCGTCGAGCATCCGCACCAGCGCGCGGCGGTCGGCGGTGGAGCCGCGCAGCGCGGCGAAGGAGGCCGCGGCCGGCTCGATCGTCTGCCGGTACTCCATGTAGTCACGGATGGTCGCGCGGAAGTCCGCGGCGACGGCCGCCCGCTCCTGGACCGCGGCGGACGACGCGGCGGGTCGTACTCTGGTGCCACCGGAGCGTCCGTGGGTGGTGACCACCAGACCCTCTTCGGCAAGCTGCCGCACGGCCTGGCGCACGGTGTTGCGCCCCACGCCGAGGGCGGTGGCGAGGTCGCGTTCGGTGGGCATCCTGCTGCCGGGTTCGAAGCCGCCGAGCGCGATGCGCTTGCGCAGGATGTCGGTGACCACCTCCCAGGACGGAGGCCGCTGGGTCTGCTCGGCGAGCACCGGCTGCCCCGCCCGGGTCTCCTTGGCCATCGCGCCAACTCCGTCCTCGGGTAAATGCCCGTTCAAAGAAATGGAATCGACTCAGACCCTATTGACACCCCTTGGCGGCGACAATAGCGTCCCGGGCTATGGGTTCGGACGGACCCATTGGCGGGTGCGCCCTCCCACCCAGCCGGGCGTCGCTCGTACCCCCTCCCCACGGCGGACGGGCCGCCCCCCTCTCGCAAAGGAGCCGGTCCATGAGCACAGCCCTCCGCAGACCACCCGGGGCCGACGGTCCCAGCAAGCGTCGCAGCCCGCTGCGGATCGCCACCGCCACCCTCATCGGCAC from Streptomyces sp. 6-11-2 encodes:
- the rplV gene encoding 50S ribosomal protein L22 — its product is MEARAQARYIRVTPMKARRVVDLIRGMDATEAQAVLRFAPQAASVPVGKVLDSAIANAAHNYDHSDVDSLFIAEAYVDEGPTLKRFRPRAQGRAYRIRKRTSHITVVVSSKEGTR
- the rpsS gene encoding 30S ribosomal protein S19; the encoded protein is MPRSLKKGPFVDDHLIKKVDAQNEAGTKNVIKTWSRRSMIIPAMLGHTLAVHNGKTHIPVFVTESMVGHKLGEFSPTRTFRGHVKDDRKSKRR
- the rplB gene encoding 50S ribosomal protein L2 — translated: MGIRKYKPTTPGRRGASVADFVEVTRSTPEKSLVRPLHSKGGRNNSGRVTVRHQGGGHKRAYRVIDFRRHDKDGVPAKVAHIEYDPNRTARIALLHYADGEKRYILAPRGLSQGDRVENGPAADIKPGNNLALRNIPVGTTIHAIELRPGGGAKFARSAGASVQLLAKEGSMAHLRMPSGEIRLVDQRCRATVGEVGNAEQSNINWGKAGRKRWLGVRPSVRGVVMNPVDHPHGGGEGRTSGGRHPVSPWGKKEGRTRSPKKASNKYIVRRRKTNKKR
- the rplW gene encoding 50S ribosomal protein L23; translation: MAIRHPAIASKAAKAAKAARVAKARRHATEGKNTVETPLSKSYTDLRDVLLKPVVSEKSYALLDENKYTFIVDPNANKTQIKQAVQAVFDVKVTGVNTINRQGKRKRTKTGFGQRAATKRAIVTLAEGDRIDIFGGPTA
- the rplD gene encoding 50S ribosomal protein L4 → MSTVDILSPAGEKAGTVELPAEIFGVEKVSVPLIHQVVVAQLAAARQGTHKTKTRGEVRGGGKKPYRQKGTGRARQGSTRAPQFAGGGVVHGPQPRDYSQRTPKKMKAAALRHALTDRARHNRIHVVSGVVEGEAASTKAARTLFGKISERKNLLLVVDRADEAAWLSARNLPQVHILEPGQLNTYDVLVSDDVVFTKAAFESFVAGPQANDTEGSEV
- the rplC gene encoding 50S ribosomal protein L3; translation: MTKQIKGILGEKLGMTQVWDENNRVVPVTVVKAGPNVVTQVRTNDVDGYESVQIAFGEIDPRKVNKPLKGHFAKADVTPRRHLVEIRTADAAEYTLGQQITAEVFEAGVKVDVTGKSKGKGFAGVMKRHNFRGLGAGHGTQRKHRSPGSIGGCATPGRVFKGLRMAGRMGNERVTTQNLTVHAVDAEKGLLLIKGAVPGPNGGLVLVRTAAKGA
- the rpsJ gene encoding 30S ribosomal protein S10, translating into MAGQKIRIRLKAYDHEVIDSSAKKIVETVTRTGASVAGPVPLPTEKNVYCVIKSPHKYKDSREHFEMRTHKRLIDILDPTPKTVDSLMRLDLPAGVDIEIKL
- a CDS encoding aminotransferase class I/II-fold pyridoxal phosphate-dependent enzyme; this translates as MHSHDEALTKVVIGHVQHRLALDPVPLGRLGDAAELETALKEAIGSGPVAADDVLRLYAEHIEPTVVSCDSPRFLSFIPGAPTKAAALFDMVLSASSLHGVSWLEASGAIAAENQVLRLLADLAGLPAHAGGCFVSGGSAGNLSGLVVARDTARTATGDPVARPRIAVSSQAHSSIGNTLRIIGVEALVVPVDDHRLTGEAVRAALAADPSPEDVIAVVATAGTTNAGIIDDLTGIAEVAREYGLWFHIDAAYGGGALFSQELREKFAGIEHADSLVVDPHKWMYAPFDCGALLYRDPALARAVHTQDASYLDCIHTDAPQEWNPSDYAYHLTRRPRGLPLWFSLAVNGTDAYRDAVDATRRIALESAGLIRAADGLELIRDPELSVVVFRRTGWTQDDYYAWSKELLERQIAFVTPTVWEGETVARFAFLHPGITLDAVREILATMTGSAN
- a CDS encoding FadR/GntR family transcriptional regulator — encoded protein: MAKETRAGQPVLAEQTQRPPSWEVVTDILRKRIALGGFEPGSRMPTERDLATALGVGRNTVRQAVRQLAEEGLVVTTHGRSGGTRVRPAASSAAVQERAAVAADFRATIRDYMEYRQTIEPAAASFAALRGSTADRRALVRMLDEEVADLGAYHRVDSRFHLAIAAAGGNEVLCEAVERARTEMFVRANSLWLDSDWSVVYRGGQDLAQVFRDEHRAIALAVLAGDAEAAEARMREHLADSRDQFLALLTHYEEGDG